In Methylomonas sp. ZR1, one DNA window encodes the following:
- a CDS encoding type VI secretion system Vgr family protein — MPLSQESRTASVVTAAGADTFVLYRMTGKEQLSSLFEYELELLSENGDIDLQTVLGTSITVKLQLDNGALRPFNGIVTQINQFGMLGDLYFYRAIVHPKVWLLTQASNCRVLSPAPATKNVPDMVKAVLAEHGYTDVTTKFSTTYQPRDFCVQYRETDFNFISRLLEEEGIYYYFTHTDSIHSLVLCDDITKLAAATPATVKYYPAANQGGRDEEHFYEWRLGRQIRSGSYRLKDFDFEATTAPLDKVKDLPGEHAQASKTVYDYPGEFKVDSEGERYSRLRMEELRAEHEQTVALGNLRTLAVGQKFTLSEFPRADQNREYLTVSTQFQIQNNDYGIAEAGGMDEFQCTYSVISTEYAYRPPRRTRVPVVQGVQTAIVVGGSGDEILTDQYGRVKVQFHWDRLGTKNENSSFWVRVAQIWAGNNWGSMFIPRVGQEVIVDFLEGNPDNPIITGRVYNAQQMPPYSLDANKTQSGIKTRSTPNGAAENFNEIRFEDKKGNEELYMHAEKNFTRIVENNDVQKIGFEKKDAGDQTVDIYNHRTITLDQGNDKLTVKTGNHTVEIDKGNDSLTVTQGNRTVKVNAGSISEEAGQSIELKVGSNSIKIDNSGVTIKGMTVKIQADTQAELKGLQTTVSGDGMLTLKGGMVMIN; from the coding sequence ATGCCACTTTCTCAAGAATCTCGCACCGCTTCGGTGGTGACAGCCGCCGGTGCGGATACCTTTGTGCTGTATCGGATGACTGGTAAAGAACAATTGAGCAGTTTGTTCGAGTACGAGTTGGAATTGCTGAGCGAGAACGGCGATATTGATCTGCAAACGGTGTTGGGCACCAGCATTACCGTTAAATTGCAACTGGATAACGGTGCGCTACGCCCGTTCAACGGCATTGTCACGCAGATTAACCAATTCGGTATGCTCGGCGACCTGTATTTCTACCGAGCTATTGTGCATCCGAAAGTGTGGTTACTGACGCAAGCCAGTAACTGCCGGGTTTTATCGCCGGCGCCGGCAACCAAAAATGTACCGGACATGGTCAAGGCTGTCCTCGCCGAGCATGGTTATACCGACGTAACGACAAAATTTTCCACCACCTACCAGCCCCGCGATTTTTGCGTACAGTATCGGGAGACCGACTTCAATTTTATTAGCCGGCTGCTAGAAGAAGAAGGTATCTACTATTACTTCACGCATACCGACAGCATTCATTCGCTAGTGTTGTGCGATGACATTACCAAGTTGGCGGCAGCGACACCGGCCACGGTCAAATACTACCCTGCCGCAAACCAGGGCGGGCGCGACGAGGAGCATTTTTATGAATGGCGGCTTGGACGGCAAATTCGTTCCGGCAGTTACCGCTTAAAGGATTTCGATTTCGAGGCGACAACCGCGCCTTTGGACAAAGTCAAAGATTTGCCTGGCGAACATGCTCAAGCCAGCAAAACCGTCTACGACTATCCGGGGGAGTTCAAAGTAGACAGCGAGGGTGAGCGATACTCGCGCCTGCGCATGGAAGAGCTACGCGCGGAGCACGAGCAAACCGTTGCGCTCGGCAATTTGCGCACGCTGGCGGTAGGACAAAAATTCACCTTGTCGGAATTTCCGCGCGCCGATCAAAACCGTGAATATCTGACGGTATCCACCCAATTCCAGATCCAAAACAACGACTACGGTATTGCCGAAGCGGGCGGCATGGACGAGTTTCAATGTACCTATTCCGTTATCAGTACCGAATACGCCTACCGTCCGCCTCGGCGTACCCGTGTGCCGGTAGTGCAGGGTGTGCAAACCGCCATAGTCGTCGGCGGCAGCGGCGACGAAATCCTGACCGATCAATATGGCCGGGTTAAGGTGCAATTTCACTGGGATCGGCTTGGCACAAAAAATGAAAATAGCTCATTTTGGGTGCGGGTTGCGCAGATTTGGGCCGGCAATAATTGGGGATCGATGTTTATTCCGCGCGTCGGCCAGGAAGTGATCGTCGATTTTCTGGAAGGCAATCCGGACAATCCCATCATCACCGGGCGCGTGTATAACGCCCAACAAATGCCGCCTTATAGCTTGGATGCCAACAAAACCCAAAGCGGGATCAAAACCCGCAGCACGCCTAATGGGGCGGCTGAAAATTTCAACGAAATTCGCTTCGAAGACAAGAAAGGTAACGAAGAGCTCTACATGCACGCCGAGAAAAACTTTACGCGCATTGTTGAAAACAACGACGTGCAAAAAATCGGCTTTGAGAAAAAAGATGCCGGCGACCAAACCGTGGACATCTACAATCACCGCACCATCACGCTGGATCAAGGCAACGACAAATTGACGGTCAAGACCGGCAATCACACCGTGGAAATCGACAAAGGCAACGACAGTTTGACCGTCACCCAAGGGAACCGGACCGTCAAAGTCAACGCCGGCAGCATTTCCGAAGAAGCCGGGCAGTCCATAGAGCTTAAAGTGGGCTCCAACAGCATTAAAATCGACAATAGTGGCGTCACGATCAAAGGCATGACCGTTAAAATCCAGGCAGACACCCAGGCCGAATTGAAGGGCTTGCAGACCACGGTGAGTGGCGATGGCATGCTGACCCTTAAAGGCGGGATGGTGATGATCAACTGA
- a CDS encoding RHS repeat-associated core domain-containing protein: MAGWKDPRPTGSEIRPRNIDAGTTIRDATPRPTPIGVLPGQPAKAAPRIVPTRSGLPTLKPGSQGAEVRQLQGLLNACLSPSPNLVLDGRFAQATANAVRQYQQSVGINADGIVGKDTWFYLLKGDKAKVAAPMPPSPPATASSSAVQPAPAPNMPMPIPVETVGSWTLERKFSEALRLTAPKLPGSMRREFEALLSPESLAIMAATLVIWAGAHVFGVGEIVDILMLVGGILMFGLAVFGVARDLGEFLAITATAGNEQDLDEAATHLADAIAVIGVAAFVALLAKVRSLRGKKGLARESGAASEAVTPSQATGKSASGKAPARAGAAAEGEAAGGASTSKQTACPGKDCKTAGEPISMLTGEEMLEKIDFTWDGPLPLAWRRYYRSSQSDVDHQLGYGWLTPLDEWLEIGERVTFCNADGQRIDLPLPKPGAHSINLPEQVRLYRENGQYRIVDPSGLARTFTGRSGRCPLRAWHNSQGQSLYFHRDANGDVERISASWNKHLLLERQGRRIVSIRPGKRVGSGFEAAGVPLVNYLYSEEGDLIGARDRLEQGETYAYRNHVIARRILPSGFNFYFEWDQDTPQGKCLHNWGDNGVYDYRFEWLPDGVSHAIDSRGGVAVYRHDPQGLLLLERSPEGRETRHSYNADNQLAQTVAPDGGVTRFNYDNEGRLIGVSDALGFSQRVKYDKQGRPVELIDALDQRWLRRYDASGRLEETVAANGAVTHYQYNAQGVPVRITDALGRTRSLLWDEQLRLVGEIGFEGIKTRYQYDDDDRIVAIVDQDKRTTRYGYDAAGRVIAVQHADGSTVQLRYNAAGLLTHYIDGLGHTTEYRYDDGLSQPTARIDPLGHEMRYRYDSERNLIGLINPKGETYSLNYDHDENLVEEIGFDGRIQRYRYNAAGALEAYLQPGADGDWSVTRFERDRLGRLLKKHAADGSLSQYGYDPLGRLQLAKNADSLVLLGYNALGQINQENQNGTIVRHKYDLLGRRIHTETPDRHRIDYRFGERYLDSIEFDGQTLTSHRYDELGREIGRSQGQLNTDYDYDPLGRLLRQRAALKGQAVLIGRQYSYDAAGKLRELDDLRQGRSQYHYDPAARLIRSEGLSPESFVHDPAGNLLGASAEAGRVEGDRLLMMGDRHYSYDAAGNLIEEKRGKAGQIVTRYQYDSDNRLIRAETPQGISEYRYDALGRRIAKHTAQGETRFQYDGPRLLAETDSQRSRTYLFEPGSFRPLALHEQDNTQASGSTYHYHLDHLGTPRELTDTDGRIVWSARYRAYGNLALADVETIDNPLRFQGQYYDQETGLHYNLNRYYDPNAGRFIHQDPIGLEGGSNVYRYAPNPLNWIDPLGLTGKDCGAKRGPKTDPNAPHNAKIRAEAARLQDEGNTILSGGGGKEELIATPGGIKSGRRPDILYRTPEGEIRATNVGRTKADGSPVSREIDAMKDLTDKAGIPTNFVPYD; encoded by the coding sequence ATGGCCGGATGGAAAGATCCCAGGCCAACGGGCTCCGAGATCCGGCCGCGCAACATCGATGCCGGCACGACGATCCGCGATGCTACGCCACGGCCGACACCCATAGGCGTATTACCCGGACAACCGGCCAAGGCAGCACCGCGCATAGTACCGACTCGTAGCGGTTTACCGACATTAAAGCCGGGCTCGCAAGGTGCTGAGGTTCGGCAGTTGCAAGGCTTACTTAACGCCTGTCTTAGTCCATCGCCAAACTTGGTCCTTGATGGGCGGTTTGCTCAGGCTACCGCGAATGCCGTGCGCCAGTATCAACAAAGCGTCGGCATTAACGCTGACGGTATCGTCGGTAAAGACACCTGGTTTTATCTGCTGAAGGGGGACAAAGCGAAAGTCGCTGCGCCGATGCCTCCATCGCCACCCGCAACTGCCAGTAGTAGCGCAGTCCAACCGGCTCCTGCACCTAATATGCCTATGCCGATACCGGTGGAAACGGTGGGGAGCTGGACGCTGGAGCGCAAATTCTCCGAAGCCTTGCGTTTAACCGCACCCAAACTGCCCGGCAGTATGCGCCGCGAGTTTGAAGCGCTGCTCAGTCCGGAAAGCTTGGCGATCATGGCCGCAACATTGGTTATTTGGGCTGGCGCCCACGTGTTTGGCGTTGGCGAAATCGTCGATATTCTGATGCTGGTCGGCGGCATCCTGATGTTCGGGCTCGCGGTATTCGGCGTCGCCCGCGACCTGGGCGAATTTTTGGCGATCACCGCCACTGCCGGAAACGAACAAGATCTAGACGAAGCTGCCACGCATCTGGCAGACGCCATCGCGGTGATCGGTGTTGCGGCCTTCGTCGCGCTGTTGGCAAAAGTGCGTTCTTTACGCGGAAAAAAAGGCTTGGCCCGCGAATCGGGAGCCGCCTCGGAAGCAGTAACGCCATCGCAAGCAACCGGCAAATCGGCATCCGGTAAAGCGCCGGCTCGCGCGGGTGCGGCGGCGGAGGGAGAAGCCGCCGGCGGGGCCTCCACCTCTAAACAAACCGCATGTCCGGGCAAGGATTGCAAAACCGCCGGCGAGCCGATCAGCATGCTCACCGGCGAGGAAATGCTGGAAAAAATCGACTTTACTTGGGATGGCCCATTGCCCTTGGCTTGGCGGCGTTATTACCGTAGCAGCCAATCCGATGTCGATCATCAATTGGGTTACGGCTGGCTGACGCCTTTGGACGAGTGGCTGGAAATCGGCGAGCGCGTGACGTTCTGCAATGCCGATGGTCAGCGTATCGATTTGCCCTTGCCCAAGCCAGGAGCCCATAGCATTAATCTGCCGGAACAGGTTCGCTTGTACCGGGAAAACGGCCAGTATCGCATCGTCGATCCTAGCGGCTTAGCAAGAACCTTCACCGGTCGTTCTGGCCGTTGCCCTCTGCGGGCCTGGCACAACAGCCAGGGCCAAAGCCTGTATTTTCACCGCGACGCCAACGGCGACGTCGAGCGCATCTCCGCCAGCTGGAACAAGCATTTACTGTTGGAACGCCAAGGCCGGCGCATCGTTTCTATTCGTCCCGGCAAACGTGTCGGAAGCGGATTCGAAGCGGCCGGCGTGCCGCTGGTAAATTATCTTTATAGCGAAGAAGGCGATTTAATCGGTGCTCGCGACCGGCTTGAGCAAGGCGAAACCTACGCCTATCGCAACCACGTTATCGCCCGCCGCATCCTGCCCAGCGGCTTTAACTTTTATTTCGAATGGGATCAAGACACGCCGCAAGGCAAATGCCTGCACAACTGGGGCGATAACGGCGTTTACGATTACCGTTTCGAATGGTTGCCGGACGGCGTCAGCCATGCCATCGACTCGCGCGGTGGCGTCGCGGTGTATCGCCACGATCCGCAAGGTTTGTTGCTCCTGGAGCGCAGCCCGGAAGGCCGGGAAACCCGCCATAGCTACAACGCCGACAATCAACTGGCGCAAACCGTGGCACCGGACGGCGGCGTCACCCGCTTTAACTACGATAACGAAGGCCGTCTGATCGGCGTCTCCGATGCGCTGGGTTTTAGTCAGCGCGTCAAATACGACAAACAAGGCCGTCCGGTCGAACTGATCGATGCCTTGGATCAGCGCTGGCTGCGCCGCTACGACGCTAGCGGCCGCCTGGAAGAAACCGTCGCCGCCAACGGCGCGGTCACCCACTACCAATACAACGCCCAAGGCGTGCCGGTGCGTATCACCGATGCACTGGGCCGCACCCGCTCGCTGTTGTGGGACGAACAGTTGCGCCTGGTCGGCGAGATCGGCTTTGAGGGCATCAAGACCCGCTACCAATACGATGATGATGATCGTATCGTCGCCATCGTCGATCAAGACAAACGCACCACCCGTTACGGCTACGACGCGGCCGGCCGCGTTATCGCAGTGCAACACGCGGACGGCAGCACCGTGCAACTGCGCTACAACGCCGCCGGTTTATTGACCCATTACATCGACGGCCTGGGCCACACCACCGAATACCGCTACGACGACGGCCTGTCCCAACCCACCGCCCGCATCGATCCGCTGGGCCACGAAATGCGTTATCGCTACGACAGCGAACGCAACCTGATCGGCCTGATCAACCCCAAAGGCGAAACCTACAGCCTTAACTACGACCACGACGAAAACCTCGTCGAAGAAATCGGCTTCGACGGCCGCATCCAACGCTACCGCTACAACGCCGCCGGCGCGCTGGAAGCCTACCTGCAACCCGGCGCCGACGGCGATTGGAGCGTCACCCGCTTCGAACGCGACCGCCTCGGCCGGCTGCTGAAAAAACACGCCGCCGACGGCAGTCTGAGCCAATACGGCTACGATCCGCTGGGCCGCTTGCAACTAGCCAAAAATGCCGACAGCCTGGTGCTTTTGGGTTACAACGCCCTGGGCCAGATCAACCAGGAAAACCAGAACGGCACCATCGTCCGCCACAAATACGACCTGCTGGGCCGGCGCATCCACACCGAAACCCCGGACCGGCATCGCATCGACTACCGTTTCGGCGAGCGCTACCTGGACAGCATCGAATTCGACGGCCAAACCCTGACCAGCCACCGTTACGACGAACTGGGCCGGGAAATCGGCCGTAGCCAAGGCCAACTCAACACCGACTACGACTACGATCCGCTGGGGCGCTTGTTGCGGCAACGCGCCGCGCTCAAAGGCCAAGCGGTGCTCATCGGTCGCCAGTACAGCTACGATGCGGCCGGCAAGCTCCGCGAACTGGACGACCTGCGCCAGGGCCGCAGCCAATACCACTACGATCCCGCCGCCCGCCTGATCCGCAGCGAAGGCCTCAGCCCGGAAAGCTTCGTCCACGACCCGGCCGGCAACCTGCTGGGCGCTAGTGCCGAAGCCGGCCGCGTCGAAGGCGACCGCTTGCTGATGATGGGCGACCGCCACTACAGCTACGACGCCGCCGGCAACCTGATCGAAGAAAAACGCGGCAAGGCCGGCCAAATCGTCACCCGCTACCAGTACGATAGCGACAACCGCCTGATTCGCGCCGAAACCCCGCAAGGAATCAGTGAATACCGCTACGACGCCCTGGGCCGGCGCATCGCCAAACACACCGCGCAAGGCGAAACCCGCTTTCAATACGACGGCCCGCGGTTGCTGGCGGAAACCGATAGCCAGCGCAGCCGTACCTACCTGTTTGAGCCCGGCAGTTTCCGGCCCTTGGCGCTGCACGAACAAGACAACACCCAAGCCAGCGGCAGCACCTACCACTACCACCTGGACCATCTCGGCACGCCCAGGGAGCTGACCGATACCGATGGCAGAATCGTCTGGTCCGCCCGCTACCGCGCCTACGGCAACCTGGCCCTGGCCGACGTCGAAACCATCGACAACCCGCTACGTTTCCAAGGCCAGTATTACGACCAAGAAACCGGTTTGCATTACAACCTTAACCGGTATTACGATCCGAATGCGGGGCGGTTTATTCATCAGGATCCGATTGGGTTGGAAGGCGGAAGTAACGTTTACCGGTATGCGCCTAATCCTTTG
- a CDS encoding PAAR domain-containing protein has protein sequence MGQPAARITDMHVCPMFTGPVPHVGGPILPPGAPTVMIGKMPAARATDMATCVGPPDTIAKGSTTVMIANMPAARMGDMCAHGGTIILGYPTVLIGG, from the coding sequence ATGGGACAGCCGGCTGCACGTATAACTGACATGCATGTTTGTCCAATGTTTACGGGACCGGTCCCGCATGTCGGTGGCCCGATTTTGCCTCCTGGTGCGCCCACGGTAATGATAGGCAAAATGCCGGCCGCACGCGCTACCGACATGGCGACATGCGTCGGGCCGCCAGATACCATCGCAAAAGGGTCGACAACCGTGATGATAGCCAACATGCCGGCCGCCAGGATGGGTGATATGTGCGCCCATGGCGGCACCATTATCCTCGGTTACCCTACGGTACTGATCGGTGGCTGA